Within Candidatus Hydrogenedentota bacterium, the genomic segment GGGCGAAACATGTCATCTACATGTTTATGTCGGAGGGCCCGAGCCATCTGGACCTCTACGACTACAAGCCCTATCTGACGGCGCACGACGGCGAACCGGTGCCGGAATCGCTGATGCAGCAACAGCGATTTGCGTTCCTGAAGGGTGTGCCCAATCTGGGCGGCACCCGCTGGAGATTTGCCCAGCACGGCCAGAGCGGCGCGTGGTTCAGCGAGCTCCTCCCCCACATCGCCAGCATTTCCGATGAAATCGCGTTGGTTCAGTCCATGCATACGGACCAGTTCAACCACGATCCGGCGGTTACTTTTATGAACAGTGGCTCGCCCCTTTCCGGACGTCCGTGCATGGGCGCGTGGGCGAGCTATGGCCTGGGCAGCGAGAATTCCGACCTCCCCGCCTTCGTGGTGCTGACCTCGGGCAAAGGCACTCAGCCGCTGCAGTCGCGCTACTGGGGCAACGGTTTTCTGCCGTCCACGCACCAGGGCGTACAGTTCCGCAGTCAGGGCGATCCGGTGCTTTTTGTGAACAATCCCGGCGGTATGGACGCCTCGCGGCGCCGAACCACCGTAGACGCGATCAACCAGATGAACCGCTGGCAATACGAGAGCGTCGGTGATCCGGAAATTGTCACGCGCATCGAAGCCTTCGAACTGGCCTACCGCATGCAGACGAGCGTGCCCGAACTGATGGACATCGCCAGCGAACCGGAATCGGTCCGGGAGATGTATGGCGTTGAACCGGGCAAAACGGCCTTCTCGAACAATGCCCTCCTCGCGCGGCGGCTGGTTGAGCGGGGCGTGCGCTTCGTGCAGTTGTTTCACACGGGCTGGGACCACCACGGCGGGAAAGGCAAGCAGAATCTGATTGAGGACCTGCCGGTGATTACGCGCGAGGTGGATCGGGGTGCGGCGGCGCTGGTGAAAGATTTAAAGCGTCGCGGCCTGCTCGATGAGACGCTGGTGATCTGGGGCGGCGAGTTTGGCCGCACGCCCATGGTCCAGGGCGAGGTGACAAAGGAGAGCATGGGCAGGGATCACAATCCCCGCGCCTTCACGCTCTGGATGGCCGGCGGCGGCATCAAGCCCGGCATCGTCTATGGCGCGACGGACGACTTCGGCTACAACGTGGTGGACAAGCCGGTCCACGCCCACGATTTTCAGGCCACCGTGCTCCATTGCCTGGGGATGAACCACGAGAAACTGACCTACCGCTTCCAGGGCCGCGATTTCCGCCTGACGGATGTCGCCGGGAAAGTGGTGACGGATTTGCTCGTGTAGGGACGGACTCGCACTTCGCTACTCTCCCGTCGCGATTTCAGCATCCCATGGGATGCTCTTTACGATTTCACCTGCTCCACCCGGAGTTCCACTTCCTCCCGCGGCGGCACGGTAAACTGCACCACCGTTCGCGGACCGGTCACCGTGAATTGCTCCGATTTTCCCGAAATCGACCACGTGTATTCCCCTGGTTTCAGGAGATAAAACTCCGCGCCCATTTCCCTGGGCGATTCTCCAAAGTGGTAGAGCTTTGCCTGGAGCTTGCCCGGCCCAGACTCCGTCACCAGTGCGGCGATGTTTCGTGGCGCAGTGAGCCAGCGAACTGCATTCAGCGGAAAGTAATAGGACGTGCCGGGGTCTCCGGTCACCGTGGCGTAGAGCAGCGCCGGGTCTGGTTCTTCAATGCCCGAGGTGGCCTCAGGGTACATGCCGTTTTCGCCAAAGAGGGACGGAAACCGCAATACGCGGTCGGTATAGCGGACCTCGCTGGTGTAGCCGGGGAAATTGATACTCAGGGCCCTGGCGTTTCGTTGCAGCGCCTCCAGCAGGGCCGCCACGTCACCGTGAAAGAGGAAATGTGGATAGGGCGCGCTCTTTTCCAGCATGGCGTCGAATTCCGTGCTACCGGAGAGCATGCGATATTTGGAAAGCACGCTGGACTGGTCGCCCATCTTCATGCCACACCATGGCGCCGATCCCGGCTCGGGATGCTCGACCGGATTTTGCTCCCAGGCTTGGCGAAGCGCCGCCATGCTGCGGATGGGTGCGAGATACTTTTCATCGCCGGTGATGTGCCAGGTCAGTAGGAGCAAATGGGTCAACTGGCTCATGGCGCTCGGAAATACGTAGAGCGGATCTTTGTCGTGGTTCTCCGGGTCCCACCAGTGCTCCCCCACGCCGCCAATTGCGCCGTCCGGCCAGTGGATCGCGCTGGGAATCACCCCGGCCGGCTTGCCGCGCTCTTCGCGGGCCGCGGCATCGACCCAGGTGTCCATCCAATCGCTGAAAAGTTTCGTGAGCTCCGGGTTGTGATTTCGCTGCCAAATTAGCGAAACGGGCTGCAGCACGCGCGGATGGTAAACCGTATCGCAGGCACGCTTCGGAGAAGAATCGACGGTATCCACGGAAAAGTAGGTGCTCTTGTACTGAAGGTGTCCGCGTTCATTGCGGCCCATCCAAAGGGACTCGCTCAGCTCCACGAGGCGCATGGAACGACGCGCCCACTCGGCACTGTCGGGCGCAAGATGCAGCATGGGTGTAAGAACGTCGGAGCTGTCCTCCGATGTGTGCTCCACATCGTGCACGTTGCGGGTGTAGCCGCCGCGCATATGGTCCTGATCCAGCAGGGCTCTGGAGAGCTTTTCCTGGGCCGCCCGGATCTTTGGGTCCTCAAACCCCATGATAACAGGCGTCCAGAAACGCCACATCTCGCAATCGTCACCCCAGCCGCCGCCATACTGGCCGTCCTCACGCTGGCGGTGATCGATCCACCAGTGGATTATGTCGGTAAGGCGTTCGAGACCTTCCCGCTGGGCGACGGCCCAGTCGGGAACGTTGTCGGGAGTCTTGTAGAAAGACTTGGACTCCACAATATCACCGAGATACATCCGCGCCAGGGGTTCCTCAGGAAAGGCATCTCGCGCCTGCTCGAACACTGTCCGGACCTTGTCCAGCCGGGCTCGGCGCACTTCCGGGTCCTTCCAGTAGCCGCCGTATTCCAGGGTTACCCACGCGAGCATTCGAGCGCGATACAGATGGGTCAAAGGATAGAGGGGCGAATCGGGCGCAACGCCGAAATCGTAGTCATCGTGATCGAGGATAGACTTGTCGAAGTAGTACATGCGATCCTTGCCCGGATCCAGGTAGCGCGCGACCTCGCCCGTGAACCTTCTTGCTTCATCGCGTTGCAGGTCCGTAATATCGGGGTGCGCTGAAAGCCGGCGCAGCATTACCAAACGCACGGCGTCGGAGGGCGCGTTTCCGGCAAGCGCGATGAGTTCATCCACGGTGGCGGCGTGGGCAACCAATTTCGGGACGAGCAGAAGCGCCGTCAGAAGAAGAGTGTAGATGCGCATGGCGGTTGCCCTCGTTTGCAGCGGTTCCATTGGCCAGAACTTCACGATAAGGAAAGCCCGGCGGAATTTCAATTGTTTAGTGTCCTTTCCTTCTCGGTGCTCGTGCTTCGCCTTCCCGTCTGCCGTTGCCGTACGTGCGAGAATTCCCTTGCAGATTTCATGCGGGAGGTCTACAGTGAAAGGGTGCGGCAGCGCTGTCTCGGGGGCCGAGTTTGAGCCTGCGGACGGTCGCTCGCCGCCGCCCAACCCACGAGGGAGTTCTCACCATGAGCGAATTCACCGCAGCGCCCAACACGCCGCACTTCCAGAACCGCACGACGCTTCTGGTGACCTTTGGCATTATTCAACTCTGTCTTGGCCTGCTTGCCGGACTTCTTGCGACACTCATCATAGTCGCGGGACTGGCCACAATTGCGATGATGGGAGAGGCCGCCGAACAACAGGGCATGCAGGCCGGCTCCATAGCGATGGGCGGTCTGATCTATGGCCTGATTGGGGCCTGGTTTATTTCCATGGGCTACGGTTCATTCAAGGCGCGGCGCTGGGCCCGTTCACTGACCCTGGCCGCTTCCTGGATTGGTCTGGTGTGTGGCGGGCTGGGAACAATCACCATGCTGTTTTTTATGGGCGACATGATGGAGCAGATGGAGCGTCAGGGCGGTATGCCCCCCGGTAGCGGGAAGATCATGGCGGTGACCATGTTCTTGTTCTCTTTCGTAATCTACATTTTGATACCCGGGACGCTACTGCTGGTATACGCCGGCAAAAATGTAAAAGCGACCTGTGAGTACACCAATCCAGAGCCGAGCTGGACCGATGCCTGTCCCCTTCCCGTCCTCATACAGGTGATTCTGCTGGGCAGCTATTCCGTGCTCATACTCTCCATGGCGGCCTACCATTGGGCGACGCCCTTCTTCGGTACGGTGTTGACGGGAATACCCGGCGCCGTAGCCATCGTGTCCTTCTCCCTTTGCTGTGCCGTGCTCGCTCGCGGTTGCTACCGCCTTCAGCCCCTGGCCTGGTGGGGCACCGTAGCCCTGGTGTTGTTTTGGGGAACCTCGGCCTTTGTAACTTTTTCCCGAGGCAATCTGATGGATTTCTACACGGCCATGGGCATGCCTGAGAAACAATTGGAAGTCATGCGTTCCTTCATCGAAGGAGGCACCATGCAGTCCGTTGTACTATGGGCCACGCCGCTGTGGGGGTGCCTGCTCCTGGGTTTCTTCCTTTACACCAAGCGCC encodes:
- a CDS encoding DUF1501 domain-containing protein, giving the protein MNLQEAHSKVITRRQFFNRSATVVGVAALASLLGVKSEAEIPDRLSHYAPRAKHVIYMFMSEGPSHLDLYDYKPYLTAHDGEPVPESLMQQQRFAFLKGVPNLGGTRWRFAQHGQSGAWFSELLPHIASISDEIALVQSMHTDQFNHDPAVTFMNSGSPLSGRPCMGAWASYGLGSENSDLPAFVVLTSGKGTQPLQSRYWGNGFLPSTHQGVQFRSQGDPVLFVNNPGGMDASRRRTTVDAINQMNRWQYESVGDPEIVTRIEAFELAYRMQTSVPELMDIASEPESVREMYGVEPGKTAFSNNALLARRLVERGVRFVQLFHTGWDHHGGKGKQNLIEDLPVITREVDRGAAALVKDLKRRGLLDETLVIWGGEFGRTPMVQGEVTKESMGRDHNPRAFTLWMAGGGIKPGIVYGATDDFGYNVVDKPVHAHDFQATVLHCLGMNHEKLTYRFQGRDFRLTDVAGKVVTDLLV